From Novipirellula artificiosorum, the proteins below share one genomic window:
- a CDS encoding DUF1254 domain-containing protein — MKYSPEQRLWTSVLIGVMGLAGSGSAFAQVSQETLESIAIPDEVETPIGTLEFFDGVPNDATIDKLYDNLYRMRAVEVYLNNQGAASLNAMRKGNASIGADASNKVTISEQLLQPASLYLTGNTSTLYALTYLDLKTEGPLVVELPPGMLGFLDDAWFRFIDNLGVIGPDKGQGGKYLLLPPDYSGDEPEGYFIVKLPTYNNLMFLRGSIAKGLAPAVENIRSKLRIYPLAKADNPPATEFINMSGKSYSTIVTRDIRFFEDLNELVQVEPLDATGPEMRGQLAAIGIVKDKPFRPDARMKAVGSHRAS, encoded by the coding sequence ATGAAATACTCACCCGAACAAAGGCTCTGGACATCCGTCCTCATCGGTGTGATGGGTTTAGCCGGCAGCGGTTCAGCGTTCGCCCAAGTCTCTCAAGAAACCCTCGAATCGATCGCCATCCCTGATGAGGTCGAGACACCGATCGGAACGCTGGAGTTCTTCGACGGCGTGCCGAACGACGCTACCATCGACAAGCTCTACGACAATCTCTATCGGATGCGGGCTGTCGAGGTTTATCTCAACAACCAGGGCGCTGCATCGCTCAATGCCATGCGGAAAGGCAATGCAAGCATCGGTGCGGATGCGTCCAACAAGGTCACGATTTCCGAGCAACTCCTTCAACCCGCATCGCTCTACCTCACGGGCAACACTTCCACCTTGTATGCCCTGACCTATCTCGACCTGAAAACCGAAGGTCCGCTGGTCGTCGAACTTCCGCCCGGCATGCTGGGATTCCTCGATGACGCTTGGTTCCGCTTCATCGACAACCTCGGCGTGATCGGCCCGGACAAGGGCCAGGGTGGCAAGTATTTGCTGCTTCCTCCGGACTACAGCGGAGACGAGCCCGAGGGCTATTTCATCGTCAAGCTGCCCACCTACAACAACCTGATGTTCCTGCGTGGTTCGATTGCGAAGGGACTCGCGCCGGCCGTGGAGAATATTAGATCGAAGCTCCGGATCTACCCACTCGCGAAGGCGGACAACCCTCCTGCCACCGAGTTCATTAACATGTCCGGTAAGAGCTACAGCACGATCGTCACCCGTGACATTCGTTTTTTCGAGGACCTCAACGAGCTGGTGCAAGTTGAACCCCTCGATGCAACCGGACCGGAGATGCGAGGCCAATTGGCGGCGATCGGCATCGTTAAGGACAAGCCCTTTCGCCCTGATGCCCGCATGAAGGCAGTTGGAAGCCACCGGGCATCGTGA
- a CDS encoding DUF1214 domain-containing protein, translating into MTTNTLTLILTVALTLTSANAQSDPAVESKTPIVVNVDNFNKAQTDFEFEGIAKLSGINQVHSNRTPTPIDKQNVIRMNRDTLYSIGVVNISKGATVTMPDSGKRYMSLMVINNDGYVNDVYYGAGSHELTMKKFETPYVGVVIRTLANPEDAADLAIAHKLQDQIQIDTGSDEPFVLPNYDKASYKATLDAILELAKGLKRYTQTFGSKADVDPVHFMIGNASAWGGLPDKDAQYVNVQPNLPVGEYEITVKDVPVKGFWSISLYNEKGYFQQNKYNAYSLNSLTAKPNSDGSYTIRFGGDPNTTENCLPIMEGWNYAVRMYEPSQAIIDGSWTFPGPPKKRSK; encoded by the coding sequence ATGACAACGAACACTCTCACACTAATACTGACCGTTGCGCTCACTCTCACGAGCGCCAACGCACAAAGCGATCCAGCCGTAGAATCCAAGACGCCCATCGTCGTTAACGTCGACAATTTCAACAAAGCACAGACGGATTTTGAGTTCGAAGGAATCGCGAAGCTGTCGGGTATCAACCAGGTTCACAGCAATCGGACGCCCACGCCCATCGACAAGCAAAATGTCATTCGAATGAACCGCGATACGCTTTATAGCATCGGCGTTGTTAACATTTCAAAAGGCGCGACGGTAACCATGCCCGATAGCGGCAAGCGATACATGTCCTTGATGGTGATCAACAACGACGGCTATGTGAATGACGTCTATTACGGTGCTGGTTCGCATGAATTGACGATGAAGAAGTTTGAAACTCCCTACGTCGGCGTGGTCATTCGCACGCTTGCGAATCCGGAAGATGCCGCAGATCTGGCGATCGCCCACAAGCTTCAGGACCAGATTCAGATTGACACGGGATCTGACGAACCTTTTGTTCTGCCGAACTACGACAAAGCCAGCTACAAGGCGACGCTGGATGCGATCCTTGAATTGGCCAAGGGACTGAAACGATACACCCAGACCTTCGGCTCCAAAGCCGATGTCGATCCGGTTCACTTCATGATCGGCAATGCATCCGCTTGGGGCGGCCTGCCGGACAAGGACGCTCAGTATGTGAATGTGCAACCGAACCTGCCGGTCGGCGAATACGAGATCACGGTCAAGGATGTACCGGTCAAGGGCTTTTGGTCCATCAGCCTCTACAACGAAAAGGGATATTTTCAGCAGAACAAATACAACGCCTACAGCCTCAACAGTCTGACTGCCAAACCCAACAGCGACGGGTCCTACACCATCCGCTTTGGAGGAGATCCAAATACCACAGAGAATTGTCTGCCGATCATGGAAGGATGGAACTACGCCGTTCGAATGTATGAGCCGAGTCAGGCGATCATCGACGGCAGCTGGACGTTCCCGGGCCCACCGAAGAAAAGAAGCAAGTGA
- a CDS encoding DUF1254 domain-containing protein → MKPSIITLTLIGTLTIATAYGQNDPAREAAKTTAASIPDKVHTVAGELEFFDGVPIGDTNDLVYDYLTRSRALGVYLDNVGAVSIYSVLAGMAEQGADAPNKIAIWEQLMDSRTPVITSNTSTMYAYAPTDLANDGPTVIEIPPGMLGFLDDAWQRFVGNMGVTGPDKGKGGKYLVIPPGYQGEIPDGYFLLKPPTNKNFLFLRGSIKDGLEAAVENFKSGLKVYPLKDAANPAPTELVNMSGRSFSTIFPSTLEYYEILNNIVQAEPIDAVGPEVRGYMASIGIVKGQPFHPDERMKKLLTEAALLGNAAGRSITYDTRISGVKIYPDTNSNWVTAYANKNTSFQEDGAMNLDARVLFYYNAGGVTPAMATPHVGQGSDYALGVLDNNDQPFDGAKTYKLHLPPNVPVNDFWAVTIYDTQTRCQLQTSQLFPTVGSLTKGMKKNLDGSYDVYFGPKAPKGKEGNWLATKPGKSWFCILRMYGPLEPWIEKTWRPGEIETVN, encoded by the coding sequence ATGAAACCAAGCATCATCACCCTAACACTTATCGGCACGCTCACCATCGCGACCGCCTACGGACAGAACGACCCAGCCAGGGAAGCCGCGAAAACGACGGCGGCTTCCATCCCAGACAAAGTTCATACGGTGGCTGGCGAACTAGAATTCTTCGATGGCGTGCCGATTGGTGACACCAACGACCTCGTCTATGACTACCTAACCCGCTCGCGTGCGCTCGGGGTCTACCTTGACAATGTCGGCGCAGTATCGATCTACAGCGTCCTTGCCGGAATGGCCGAGCAAGGAGCCGACGCACCGAACAAGATCGCTATCTGGGAACAGCTGATGGATTCCCGCACGCCGGTTATCACCTCAAATACCTCGACGATGTATGCCTACGCTCCCACGGATCTGGCAAACGACGGACCGACCGTCATCGAGATCCCACCCGGCATGCTCGGCTTCCTCGACGACGCATGGCAGCGATTCGTCGGCAACATGGGTGTCACTGGACCTGACAAGGGCAAGGGCGGTAAATACCTCGTCATCCCTCCCGGCTATCAGGGCGAGATCCCGGACGGCTACTTCCTGCTGAAGCCGCCAACCAACAAAAACTTCCTATTCCTGCGTGGCTCCATCAAGGACGGCCTCGAGGCGGCCGTTGAGAACTTCAAATCCGGGCTGAAAGTTTATCCGTTGAAGGATGCCGCCAATCCGGCACCGACAGAACTCGTCAATATGTCCGGCCGGTCGTTCAGCACGATCTTCCCGAGCACCTTGGAATACTATGAGATTTTGAACAACATCGTTCAGGCCGAGCCGATCGATGCGGTCGGTCCAGAGGTGCGTGGATACATGGCCAGCATCGGCATCGTCAAAGGACAGCCCTTCCATCCTGACGAGCGGATGAAGAAGCTGCTAACCGAGGCGGCCTTGCTTGGAAATGCCGCAGGGCGTTCCATTACTTACGACACACGAATCTCCGGGGTGAAGATCTATCCTGATACGAATAGCAATTGGGTGACCGCCTATGCGAACAAGAACACCTCCTTTCAGGAGGACGGTGCGATGAATCTCGATGCGAGGGTGCTCTTCTACTACAACGCGGGCGGCGTGACTCCCGCGATGGCGACACCTCATGTGGGACAAGGTTCCGATTACGCTTTGGGTGTGTTGGACAACAACGATCAACCCTTCGATGGCGCGAAGACCTACAAGCTGCATTTGCCGCCGAACGTGCCGGTGAATGATTTCTGGGCGGTCACGATCTACGACACCCAGACCCGTTGCCAGCTCCAGACCAGCCAGCTTTTCCCCACCGTCGGCAGTCTTACCAAGGGGATGAAGAAGAACCTAGACGGTTCCTACGACGTCTACTTTGGACCCAAAGCACCCAAGGGCAAAGAAGGCAACTGGCTTGCTACCAAACCTGGCAAAAGCTGGTTCTGCATCCTTCGCATGTACGGACCGCTCGAGCCATGGATCGAAAAAACCTGGCGTCCCGGCGAGATTGAAACGGTGAACTAG
- a CDS encoding sulfatase-like hydrolase/transferase, with product MTIRFPQRTSQSCTGCASIALLAVVFGQAPAVANSADQPNIVLVFIDDMGWGDFSCFGNEDARTPNIDRLATEGVRFEQFYVNSPICSPSRTAISTGQYPQRWRITSFLNNRKDNHRRGMAQWLDPKAPMLARSLHQAGYATGHFGKWHMGGQRDVNEAPAITDYGFDESLTNFEGMGPKLLPLTLKPGQNEPGRIWGGAESLGEGYRWMLRSEITSGFVDAAIPFIDKAEEADKPFYVNLWPDDVHSPFWPPVETWGDGSKRTLYLSVLESMDKQLGRLFDRIRDDDGLRNNTLILVCSDNGPEQGAGEAGPYRGFKTHLYEGGLRSPLIVWGPKFVKKQNHVDKRSAFSAIDLVPTLLELTHTPFPDDTAFDGEPLVNTLLGEGGSRKAPIFFRRPPDRDSFYGDEDLPDLAVRSGRWKLLCEYDGTEVELYDLRDDPAESKNVAVGHAEVANQLTKSLLEWHQSMPPDNGPSL from the coding sequence ATGACAATTCGATTTCCGCAGCGAACCTCGCAATCTTGTACTGGTTGTGCGAGCATCGCACTGCTGGCGGTCGTTTTTGGGCAAGCTCCGGCTGTTGCCAACTCGGCGGATCAGCCCAACATCGTTCTCGTCTTCATCGACGATATGGGATGGGGCGATTTTTCATGCTTCGGCAATGAGGACGCCAGAACGCCCAATATCGACCGTCTGGCGACCGAAGGTGTTCGCTTCGAGCAGTTCTACGTCAACTCGCCGATCTGCTCGCCATCGCGAACCGCGATTTCTACCGGACAGTATCCGCAGCGTTGGCGGATCACGTCGTTTTTGAATAATCGCAAGGACAACCATCGACGCGGGATGGCGCAGTGGCTTGATCCGAAGGCTCCCATGCTGGCACGATCGCTTCATCAGGCAGGCTACGCGACTGGGCATTTTGGCAAGTGGCACATGGGCGGCCAGCGAGACGTCAACGAGGCTCCAGCGATCACGGACTACGGATTCGACGAGTCGCTAACCAATTTTGAAGGTATGGGGCCAAAGCTATTGCCTCTGACACTAAAACCGGGGCAGAACGAACCCGGCAGGATTTGGGGCGGAGCGGAAAGCTTGGGTGAAGGCTATCGATGGATGCTGCGCAGTGAGATTACATCAGGGTTTGTGGACGCCGCGATCCCGTTCATCGATAAAGCAGAGGAGGCTGACAAGCCGTTTTACGTCAACCTTTGGCCCGATGATGTTCATTCACCGTTCTGGCCACCGGTGGAAACTTGGGGCGATGGTTCCAAGCGAACACTCTATCTGTCGGTTCTAGAGTCGATGGACAAACAGTTGGGCAGGCTGTTTGATCGAATTCGGGACGACGACGGACTTCGCAACAACACGTTGATCTTGGTTTGCTCGGACAACGGGCCCGAACAGGGTGCTGGCGAAGCGGGGCCGTATCGGGGCTTCAAGACGCACCTTTACGAGGGCGGCCTTCGATCGCCGTTGATCGTTTGGGGACCGAAGTTCGTGAAGAAGCAAAACCATGTGGACAAGCGATCGGCGTTCTCGGCCATCGACCTTGTACCGACGTTGCTGGAGTTAACTCATACGCCGTTTCCAGACGACACCGCGTTCGATGGTGAGCCGCTCGTCAACACGCTGCTTGGCGAAGGAGGCTCTCGCAAGGCTCCGATCTTCTTTCGTCGTCCTCCCGATCGCGACTCCTTCTACGGCGACGAAGACCTGCCTGATCTGGCTGTCCGTTCGGGCAGGTGGAAGTTGCTATGCGAATACGACGGCACCGAAGTCGAACTGTACGATCTACGCGATGATCCCGCGGAGTCAAAGAACGTAGCCGTTGGCCACGCCGAAGTTGCGAACCAACTCACAAAGTCGTTATTGGAGTGGCATCAGTCCATGCCGCCAGACAATGGCCCCAGCCTTTAA
- a CDS encoding IS1380 family transposase yields the protein MNAKVRQQLRKRKRKLLRRISIEHGKWQSPMIRPATTKIELAEKQQAVTCGGLAAIVELIKTLGIRKELNRSASVLKLHLPYDEADHILNIALNLLAGGTCLDHIEHRRNDEAYLDALGAERIPDPTTAGDFCRRFSHVQLIMVMQAINRVRQTVWKQQEDRFFDCATIEADGTMVETAGEKKEGIGISYKGQWGYHPLVVTLAETQELLYIHNRPGNRVSEEDSAFFYDLAIDQCKKAGFRKIVLRGDTAFSSTEHLDRWDELGVKFVLGYSAHRNLCRMADSLPKTAWKRLDRSSVGAADEMKRAKRPKVKERIVVANGYKNKRLTGESYAEFEYRPTACKKSYRMVVVRKDIDVTSGQQLLFSEEKYFFYISNEASDDAPAREVIRASNKRCNQENTISQLNASGALTAPLDNLESNMAYMVFASLAWTLKTWSGMLIRVKGNEGQRRVRREARNRIVRMEFWTYLNSLMLLPAQVIRSSRRRIFRLLTYRPTVDLLMTMHDHIRQPLRC from the coding sequence GTGAACGCTAAAGTACGTCAGCAGCTCCGAAAACGCAAACGCAAATTATTACGCCGCATCTCAATTGAGCATGGAAAATGGCAATCTCCCATGATCCGTCCGGCGACGACTAAGATCGAACTCGCTGAGAAGCAACAGGCCGTCACCTGCGGAGGACTGGCGGCGATTGTCGAACTCATCAAAACGCTTGGGATTCGAAAGGAACTGAATCGATCGGCCAGCGTGCTGAAACTCCATCTGCCCTATGACGAAGCGGATCACATTCTAAACATCGCCCTTAACTTGCTCGCCGGTGGGACATGCCTTGATCACATCGAACACCGACGCAATGACGAAGCCTATCTCGATGCACTTGGAGCCGAACGCATCCCCGACCCGACGACAGCGGGTGACTTTTGTCGACGATTCAGTCACGTACAATTGATCATGGTGATGCAGGCGATCAATCGTGTTCGACAGACGGTTTGGAAACAGCAAGAAGACCGTTTCTTTGATTGTGCGACGATCGAAGCGGACGGCACGATGGTGGAAACCGCTGGCGAAAAGAAAGAGGGAATCGGAATCAGCTACAAAGGACAATGGGGCTATCATCCGCTGGTTGTCACGCTCGCCGAAACCCAAGAATTGCTTTACATCCACAATCGCCCTGGCAACCGAGTCAGCGAAGAAGACTCGGCGTTCTTCTACGACCTGGCGATCGACCAATGCAAAAAAGCGGGCTTTCGAAAAATTGTCCTTCGTGGCGATACTGCATTCTCTTCAACCGAACACTTGGATCGCTGGGATGAGTTGGGCGTGAAGTTTGTCCTCGGCTACTCGGCCCATCGAAATCTTTGCCGAATGGCCGATTCCCTGCCAAAAACCGCATGGAAACGCCTCGATCGATCCTCAGTCGGTGCAGCAGACGAGATGAAGCGTGCGAAACGTCCGAAAGTGAAGGAGCGCATCGTGGTCGCCAATGGCTACAAGAACAAACGCCTCACCGGTGAGAGCTACGCTGAATTCGAGTATCGTCCCACGGCATGCAAGAAGTCGTACCGGATGGTTGTCGTGCGGAAAGACATCGATGTGACCAGTGGCCAGCAATTGTTGTTCTCTGAAGAAAAGTATTTCTTTTACATCAGCAATGAAGCTTCCGACGATGCGCCTGCTCGCGAAGTCATTCGTGCCAGCAACAAACGCTGCAACCAAGAAAATACGATCAGCCAACTGAACGCCAGCGGAGCGTTGACCGCGCCGCTGGACAACCTAGAGAGCAACATGGCGTACATGGTGTTTGCGTCACTGGCTTGGACGTTGAAAACATGGAGCGGAATGTTGATCCGGGTCAAAGGCAACGAAGGTCAGCGGCGAGTCCGTCGAGAAGCACGCAACCGCATCGTTCGGATGGAATTCTGGACGTACTTGAACTCGCTGATGCTCCTTCCTGCACAGGTCATTCGTTCATCGCGTCGGCGAATATTCCGATTATTAACGTATCGACCCACGGTCGACTTGCTGATGACGATGCATGACCACATTCGTCAGCCGTTACGCTGTTGA